The following are encoded together in the Cyanobacterium aponinum PCC 10605 genome:
- a CDS encoding UDP-N-acetylmuramoyl-tripeptide--D-alanyl-D-alanine ligase, whose translation MKTFANVDFIREITEAKCSSFSSQILAENCLGISTDTRTLKRGEIFLALEGENFNGHDFLDNAFEKGAIASIVNEKYSNLINKNSPILQVKNTLEAYQKIAQWWRQNLGLPVIGVTGSVGKTTTKELISAVLKTQGKVLKTEANYNNEIGVPKTLLQIDETDNYAVIEMAMRGKGQIALLTEIAQPNIGVITNVGTAHIGLLGSREAIAEAKCELLANMDNSGVAIINGDNDLLVATATKVWTGETITYGLKSGNFRGELINDSTLKVDNQLYPLPLLGEHNALNYLGAIATAKVLGLDLTLLQQGIEVNLPKGRAKRYSLPNDILVLDETYNAGYESMLASLKLLAQTDGKRKIAVLGTMKELGDYAPILHRQVGETIKELNLDLVLILADEEATKQIAEGANGIPSQIYSNHKDLISALQNITKEGDRILFKASNSVGLSKVVEVFIN comes from the coding sequence AAATGTTGATTTTATCCGTGAAATTACTGAGGCTAAATGTTCTTCTTTTTCTTCTCAGATTTTAGCAGAAAATTGTTTGGGAATTAGTACCGATACTCGTACTTTAAAAAGAGGAGAAATTTTTTTAGCTTTAGAGGGCGAAAATTTTAATGGTCATGATTTCCTTGATAATGCTTTTGAAAAAGGTGCGATCGCATCTATTGTTAATGAAAAATATAGTAACTTAATTAACAAAAATTCTCCCATTTTACAGGTAAAAAATACTCTTGAAGCCTATCAAAAAATAGCTCAATGGTGGCGACAAAATTTAGGATTACCAGTTATTGGGGTAACAGGTTCAGTAGGAAAAACAACTACAAAAGAATTAATTAGTGCTGTTTTAAAAACACAAGGAAAAGTCCTAAAAACAGAAGCCAATTATAATAATGAAATTGGTGTACCAAAAACTCTTTTACAAATAGATGAAACTGATAATTATGCCGTCATAGAAATGGCGATGAGAGGGAAAGGGCAAATTGCTTTATTAACTGAAATTGCCCAACCAAATATTGGTGTAATTACGAATGTAGGAACTGCTCATATTGGTTTATTAGGTTCACGAGAAGCTATCGCCGAAGCAAAGTGTGAATTATTAGCAAATATGGATAATTCAGGAGTAGCAATTATTAACGGAGATAATGATTTATTGGTAGCAACAGCAACAAAAGTTTGGACAGGAGAAACTATTACCTATGGTTTGAAATCGGGAAATTTTCGGGGAGAATTAATCAACGACTCCACCCTTAAAGTAGATAATCAACTCTACCCATTACCTTTACTTGGAGAACATAATGCCCTAAATTATCTAGGAGCAATAGCTACAGCCAAAGTTTTAGGGTTAGATTTAACTCTTTTACAACAAGGTATAGAAGTTAATTTACCAAAAGGAAGAGCAAAACGTTATTCTCTGCCCAATGATATTTTGGTGTTAGACGAAACCTATAATGCGGGTTATGAATCCATGTTGGCTTCCTTAAAACTTTTAGCCCAAACTGATGGAAAACGTAAAATAGCAGTGTTGGGGACGATGAAAGAATTAGGAGACTATGCACCTATATTACATCGTCAGGTAGGAGAAACTATAAAAGAGTTAAACCTTGATTTAGTCTTGATTTTAGCCGATGAGGAAGCAACAAAACAAATTGCTGAAGGTGCAAATGGTATTCCTTCTCAAATTTATAGCAACCATAAAGATTTAATTTCCGCTTTACAAAATATAACAAAAGAAGGCGATCGCATCTTATTTAAAGCCTCTAATTCCGTTGGTTTAAGTAAAGTAGTAGAAGTCTTTATTAATTAA